The following is a genomic window from Scyliorhinus torazame isolate Kashiwa2021f unplaced genomic scaffold, sScyTor2.1 scaffold_1316, whole genome shotgun sequence.
aaccactctctcactctctctgtcactctctctctcactctctctctctctctctcccactctcactcactctcactttctctctctctctctctctctcaaccactctctcactctctctgtcactctctctctcactctctctctctctcacactctcactcactcactctctctcactcactctctctctctctctcacactctcactcgactctctctcgctctctctctctctctcacacacactctcactcactctcactttctctctcactcaatcactctctctctctctctgtcactctctctctctctcactctctctctctctctctcactctctctctctcacactctctctcactcactctcactttctctctctctctctctctctcaatcactctctctctctgtcactctctctctcactcactctctctctctctctcacactctgtctcactcactctctctctctctcaatcactctctctctcaatcactctctgtcactctctcactctctcactctctctctctctctctcactctctctctctctcacactctctctcactcactctcactttctctctctctctcaatcactctctctctctgtcactctctcactctctctttctcttgctctcttgctctctctctctctctcacactctctcactcactctcactttctctctctctctctctcaatcatactctctctctttctctctcactctctcgctctctctctccgcagtctCCGCTATCACTGCCTGAACCGTGACTACATCCACCAACGCCTCAAAGATCTGGGACAGGCCTTCGCTCTCAGACTGTTACTGGTCTGTGTGGATGTGGTGAGGGTCTGTgtgcattccggggggggggggggagttcgggggggtgagagagagagtgtgtgagagagagagtgtgtgagagagagagtgtgtgagagagagagagagagtgtgtgtgagagagtg
Proteins encoded in this region:
- the LOC140407196 gene encoding uncharacterized protein, with amino-acid sequence CHSLSHSLSLSLPLSLTLTFSLSLSLSTTLSLSLSLSLSLSLSLTLSLTHSLSLTLSLSLTLSLDSLSLSLSLSHTLSLTLTFSLTQSLSLSLCHSLSLSLSLSLSHSLSLTLSLTHSHFLSLSLSLNHSLSLSLSLSLTLSLSLTLCLTHSLSLSITLSLNHSLSLSHSLTLSLSLSLSLSLTLSLTHSHFLSLSQSLSLSVTLSLSLSLALLLSLSLSHSLTHSHFLSLSLSIILSLFLSHSLALSLRSLRYHCLNRDYIHQRLKDLGQAFALRLLLVCVDVKDPHQDLKDLAKISLLADVTLILAWSSEEAGRYLETYKSYENKPSDMLKERVETDYLSK